Proteins from a single region of Punica granatum isolate Tunisia-2019 chromosome 8, ASM765513v2, whole genome shotgun sequence:
- the LOC116188990 gene encoding pectinesterase 3-like produces MDSCSTFKSCGKAEKKLEEQDFCRKTRNRIVVISISMVLLISLIVGIAVGVSPPGRRSTGSGENPPSYSADYTSISSMCNVTLYPNSCFSSISSVGGSSNVPAHLNLEGVFKLSLQVALGELVNVSSLPRRLMSSTDNYNVSFNSSDPLTVQALHDCGTLFDHAIGQVKHCIAWIEADLEVGNSPFPDTDSIRTWLSTAITDQKTCQYGLMEARNGSELADFMKMAMKNSMEFTSNSLAIASHVLALLGNLRIPSTRKLLTAKEPKSAEWISKFDWRLMLAGNPKPDLIVAKDDSGNFSTISEALASVPKRTSARTVIYIKKGVYVENVTVGADLWNVMMYGDGMRKTVISGSKNYVDGTPTYSSATFGADGRGFIAKDIGFENTAGPEKFQAVALRSSADQSVFYRCFFDAYQDTLFTHAGRQFYRDCLIIGTIDFIFGNSAAVFQNCRIQPRQPMPGQFNGITAQGKSDPNQNTGISIQHCQIRPFDNLTAQTFLGRPWEDYSTTVYMRSDIDGFINPMGWAQWIPNLDPPSTIFYAEYQNTGPGSEIRGRVSWAGFRHNISEKQAVQFSVESFIQGNKWLPKANVLYDL; encoded by the exons ATGGATTCATGCAGCACCTTCAAGAGCTGTGGCAAGGCAGAGAAGAAATTAGAAGAGCAGGACTTTTGCCGGAAGACCCGAAATCGTATCGTGGTCATCTCAATCTCTATGGTCCTGCTGATCTCACTTATAGTTGGCATTGCAGTCGGGGTCTCACCACCGGGGAGGAGGAGCACTGGGTCCGGAGAAAATCCACCGAGCTACTCTGCGGATTATACTTCAATCAGTTCCATGTGCAACGTGACCCTGTACCCGAACTCGTGCTTCTCAAGCATCAGTTCTGTGGGGGGCTCATCAAACGTTCCGGCCCATCTGAACCTGGAAGGGGTGTTCAAGCTCTCTCTTCAAGTTGCACTCGGTGAGCTTGTGAACGTCTCTTCCTTGCCGAGGAGGCTCATGTCCTCCACGGACAACTACAATGTAAGCTTCAACTCCAGCGATCCTCTTACGGTACAAGCCTTGCATGATTGCGGGACACTCTTCGATCACGCCATCGGCCAAGTCAAGCATTGCATCGCATGGATTGAGGCGGACCTGGAAGTTGGTAATAGCCCCTTCCCTGACACAGACAGCATCAGGACATGGCTCAGTACGGCAATCACCGACCAGAAGACATGCCAGTACGGGCTTATGGAGGCGAGGAATGGGTCTGAACTGGCAGATTTCATGAAAATGGCGATGAAGAACTCGATGGAATTCACCAGCAATAGTTTGGCGATCGCTTCGCATGTACTAGCGTTACTAGGGAATCTCAGAATCCCGAGCACACGCAAGTTGCTTACAGCAAAAGAGCCCAAATCAGCGGAGTGGATCAGTAAATTTGACTGGAGGCTAATGCTGGCAGGGAATCCGAAACCCGATTTAATCGTGGCAAAGGATGACAGCGGGAATTTTAGCACAATTAGTGAAGCATTGGCTTCAGTCCCTAAGAGGACTAGCGCAAGAACAGTGATATACATTAAGAAAGGCGTATACGTAGAGAACGTGACTGTTGGTGCGGATCTTTGGAATGTGATGATGTACGGTGACGGAATGCGGAAGACTGTAATCTCCGGCAGTAAGAACTATGTCGATGGGACTCCTACCTACTCCTCTGCGACATTCG GTGCTGATGGAAGAGGATTCATAGCGAAAGACATAGGTTTCGAGAACACGGCTGGCCCGGAGAAATTCCAGGCAGTGGCTCTGCGTTCTTCGGCGGATCAATCAGTATTCTATCGGTGCTTCTTCGATGCCTATCAAGACACACTCTTCACGCATGCCGGGCGTCAGTTCTACCGGGATTGCTTGATTATTGGAACCATAGACTTTATCTTCGGCAACTCGGCAGCAGTTTTCCAAAACTGCAGGATCCAGCCCAGGCAGCCCATGCCAGGGCAGTTCAATGGCATTACAGCTCAAGGAAAATCTGACCCGAACCAGAACACCGGCATCTCGATCCAGCACTGTCAGATCAGGCCCTTCGACAACCTGACCGCACAGACATTCCTCGGCAGGCCTTGGGAGGATTACTCTACCACGGTATATATGCGGTCGGACATCGACGGGTTCATAAATCCCATGGGTTGGGCCCAGTGGATTCCTAATCTGGACCCGCCGAGCACCATCTTCTACGCCGAGTATCAGAACACCGGGCCTGGTTCCGAAATCAGAGGAAGAGTTAGCTGGGCCGGGTTTAGGCACAATATTTCTGAGAAGCAAGCAGTACAATTTAGTGTGGAATCCTTCATACAAGGCAATAAGTGGCTGCCGAAGGCTAATGTATTATACGATTTATGA
- the LOC116188487 gene encoding pectinesterase/pectinesterase inhibitor PPE8B-like: MANIPNNINPKIIALIFLSSLLLATPIDLVASSSSSSALQPNSKKLGDLLQSQCLTVPAPEFVNLIQSTIDVVREVMGTVSQFGSVFGDFRLSNAISDCLDLLDFSTDELSWAASATQNPKSKHNSTGDLASDLQTWLSAALANQDTCIDGFEGTSSIVKGIVTSSLGEITSLVRNLLIKVRPAQNPKSGSSGAKGSGNGTGSGGRGGGHGGRKLRGQGNQFPSWVRPEDRKLLQVNGVAADVVVAQDGTGNFTKVQDAVMAAPDYITRRFVIYIKKGVYKENVEIKKKKWNIMMVGEGMDVTVISGNRSFIDGWTTFRSATFAVSGRGFVARDMTFENTAGPEKHQAVALRSDSDLSVYFRCSMRGYQDTLYTHTLRQFYRDCQISGTIDFIFGDGAVVFQSCVIRVKKGLPSQKNTVTAQGRKDPNQSTGFSFQFCNVTADTDLLPFVNTTMTYLGRPWKTYSRTVFMQSYLSNVLRPEGWLEWNGNFALDTLFYGEYLNYGPGSGLTGRVKWPGFHVLNDSTQVVNFTVAQFIEGNSWLPSTGVKYVAGLTV; encoded by the exons ATGGCTAATATTCCTAACAATATTAACCCCAAAATTATAGCTCTCATCTTCTTGTCTTCCCTGCTTCTGGCCACCCCCATTGATCTGGTGGCCAGTAGTTCTTCATCATCGGCGTTGCAGCCGAATTCGAAGAAGTTGGGAGATCTGCTGCAGTCCCAGTGCTTGACGGTTCCAGCCCCCGAGTTTGTGAACCTGATCCAGTCCACGATTGATGTGGtgagggaggtgatggggaCGGTGTCGCAGTTTGGGAGCGTGTTCGGGGACTTCAGGCTCTCGAACGCCATCTCCGACTGCCTTGACCTCCTCGACTTCTCCACCGACGAGCTCTCCTGGGCCGCCTCCGCCACCCAGAATCCCAAGA GTAAGCACAATAGCACCGGAGACCTGGCCTCCGACCTTCAGACATGGCTGAGTGCAGCCCTCGCGAACCAGGACACGTGCATCGATGGGTTCGAGGGCACCAGCAGCATTGTTAAGGGGATCGTGACCAGCAGCCTTGGAGAGATCACATCGTTAGTCCGAAACCTCCTCATCAAGGTCCGCCCTGCCCAGAACCCCAAGTCAGGCAGCAGTGGCGCCAAAGGCAGCGGCAACGGCACCGGTAGTGGGGGCCGTGGCGGAGGCCATGGTGGGAGGAAACTACGAGGCCAAGGCAACCAATTTCCATCATGG GTGAGGCCTGAGGACCGGAAACTGCTACAAGTGAACGGGGTGGCGGCAGACGTGGTGGTGGCTCAGGACGGGACCGGGAACTTCACAAAGGTGCAAGACGCGGTCATGGCGGCTCCCGACTACATCACCCGCCGCTTCGTGATCTACATAAAGAAGGGCGTTTATAAGGAGAACGTGGagatcaagaagaagaagtggaACATTATGATGGTCGGAGAAGGGATGGATGTGACCGTGATTTCTGGTAACCGGAGTTTCATCGACGGGTGGACAACCTTCCGATCAGCAACTTTTG CTGTAAGCGGTAGAGGGTTCGTAGCACGGGACATGACCTTCGAGAACACGGCGGGGCCGGAGAAGCACCAGGCAGTGGCCCTGCGGTCCGACTCAGACCTGTCAGTGTACTTCCGGTGCTCGATGAGGGGGTACCAGGATACTCTCTACACCCACACATTGCGCCAGTTCTACCGGGACTGCCAGATCAGCGGCACAATCGACTTCATATTCGGGGACGGGGCAGTGGTTTTCCAGAGCTGCGTGATCCGTGTGAAAAAGGGCCTCCCATCACAGAAGAACACCGTGACTGCACAAGGCCGGAAGGACCCCAACCAGTCGACCGGGTTCTCGTTCCAGTTCTGCAATGTCACAGCAGACACAGACCTGCTACCTTTCGTGAACACCACGATGACCTACCTCGGGAGGCCGTGGAAGACATACTCAAGGACCGTCTTCATGCAGTCCTACTTGAGCAACGTCCTTCGGCCAGAGGGCTGGCTCGAGTGGAATGGCAACTTCGCTCTTGACACGCTATTCTACGGGGAGTACTTGAACTACGGGCCTGGCTCGGGGCTAACGGGACGGGTTAAGTGGCCCGGGTTTCATGTGCTGAACGACTCGACCCAGGTAGTTAACTTCACCGTGGCGCAATTCATTGAAGGGAACTCCTGGTTGCCCTCCACTGGGGTCAAGTACGTTGCAGGCCTAACAGTTTAA